In one window of Mytilus trossulus isolate FHL-02 chromosome 7, PNRI_Mtr1.1.1.hap1, whole genome shotgun sequence DNA:
- the LOC134726903 gene encoding uncharacterized protein LOC134726903 gives MNCTNDNAELIYSGFVGGSSYTSGGVPNKLCVPKEPQWGIYDGNKVNSNPFIGATLFDNWDINIKNTLFDKKYTHYIIQCAVCHVTKARSTIMIPGRKTCYKNWNEEYHGYLMAGFPDHKAASEYICVDENPDHITKVPSWTDKSLLYSVYSRCNGATPCPPYVNGREMPCVIRSR, from the exons ATGAATTGCACCAATGATAATGCAGAACTGATTTATTCTG gTTTTGTTGGTGGATCTTCATATACCAGTGGTGGCGTTCCAAATAAGCTCTGTGTTCCGAAAGAACCACAGTGGGGTATTTATGATGGTAATAAAGTTAACAGCAATCCTTTCATCGGTGCTACTTTGTTCGATAACTGGGACATCAACATCAAGAACACACTTTTTGACAAGAAATACACGCATTATATAATTCAGTGTGCTGTTTGTCATGTGACCAAAGCAAGGTCAACGATCATGATACCGGGAAGGAAAACATGCTACAAAAATTGGAATGAGGAATACCATGGTTACCTGATGGCTGGGTTTCCTGATCATAAGGCTGCTTCGGAATATATCTGTGTTGATGAAAACCCGGATCACATCACAAAAGTACCTAGCTGGACCGACAAATCTCTTTTGTACTCGGTTTATTCAAGATGTAACGGAGCCACCCCTTGTCCACCCTACGTCAATGGTAGAGAAATGCCGTGTGTAATTCGTTCTAGATAA
- the LOC134726253 gene encoding uncharacterized protein LOC134726253, whose translation MATSSTSFCDICESRGTRKTAIIWCSECDELLCHECSEHHSISKSSKNHTTQSVDDYRNLPSFILTATDKCNVHTGKYEFFCPAHDDLCCVQCLHDKHKDCDQLFPLSAVVHNVKTSAFMNDIESTVEELRKNFNLLIAECDDSMEAFTATMHKCRKEIKELRQTIDDHIKKIEKQILDELTCKFNQCLSVKEKLMEDLEKAAVRVKQTANDLVNMKNHASELQVFLGLRNIESFIKEDKCFIEHLLQTNTLKHSECKFDISPAIFYITSDLTLLGKLSIEEKPIILSLEVLKKKEAQAIRSPGYVMHQYSIKTHWQIHITGGKNAQRLTGCTMLPSGDIAIADKNNDRLLICDPHGFLKKEIPVIGSPVDVAYESQNQVAISLANKAKIKFVNTETGTTCHKLSIPSTSYGISTSIGYDPHHSDYKIVARIKDFGFLITDRAGKKSKVVENQGDAILYVSYKDEKLYFTKWDTNKVICCDLSGNIIWEFMNDILQKPCGISLTDDGNMFVAGFESNNIVMISEDGKHSRELVTELDSLNNPAAIHFNSVLNQLIVVNLNDGICNVFEINR comes from the coding sequence ATGGCTACATCATCAACGTCATTTTGTGATATATGTGAATCACGAGGTACCAGAAAAACTGCAATCATTTGGTGTTCCGAATGTGATGAATTGCTGTGCCACGAATGCAGCGAACACCACAGTATTTCAAAGTCCTCCAAGAATCACACAACACAATCGGTAGACGACTACAGAAATTTACCGTCATTTATTCTGACTGCTACCGACAAATGTAATGTACACACTGGCAAATATGAATTTTTCTGTCCAGCTCATGACGATCTCTGTTGTGTGCAGTGTTTACATGATAAGCATAAAGATTGTGACCAGTTATTTCCCCTTTCTGCCGTGGTTCACAATGTCAAGACATCTGCGTTTATGAATGACATTGAAAGTACTGTTGAAGAGTTGAGGAAAAACTTCAATTTACTTATTGCCGAGTGTGACGACAGTATGGAAGCTTTCACGGCGACTATGCACAAATGTCGGAAAGAAATTAAAGAACTGCGGCAAACAATTGATgaccacataaaaaaaattgaaaaacaaattctcGATGAACTAACATGTAAGTTTAACCAATGTTTATCAGTTAAAGAAAAACTAATGGAAGATCTCGAGAAAGCAGCAGTAAGAGTCAAACAGACCGCAAATGATTTGGTTAACATGAAGAACCATGCGTCAGAATTACAGGTCTTTCTTGGTTTACGGAACATTGAATCGTTTATAAAAGAAGATAAGTGTTTCATTGAACATTTGTTGCAAACTAATACACTTAAACATTCAGAATGCAAGTTCGATATTAGTCCtgctattttttatattacaagTGACTTAACTCTTTTGGGAAAACTCTCAATAGAAGAAAAACCGATAATTTTGTCActtgaagttttgaaaaagaaagaagCCCAGGCTATTCGATCTCCTGGCTATGTCATGCAccaatattcaataaaaacgCATTGGCAAATTCATATTACTGGAGGGAAGAATGCACAACGTCTTACTGGTTGTACCATGCTACCGTCCGGAGATATTGCTATAGCAGACAAAAACAATGACAGGCTTCTTATATGTGATCCCCATGgttttttaaaaaaggaaataccAGTAATTGGTAGTCCTGTAGATGTGGCATATGAATCTCAGAACCAAGTCGCAATCTCTCTGGCAAATAAAGCTAAAATTAAGTTTGTTAACACCGAAACTGGAACAACTTGCCATAAATTATCCATTCCAAGCACCAGTTATGGTATATCGACCTCTATCGGATATGATCCGCATCACTCTGACTATAAAATTGTTGCGCGTATTAAAGATTTCGGTTTCCTAATCACTGATAGAGCAGGCAAGAAAAGTAAAGTCGTGGAAAATCAAGGAGATGCAATTTTGTATGTTTCGTACAAAGACGAAAAACTGTATTTCACAAAATGGGATACCAACAAAGTGATTTGCTGTGATCTGTCAGGGAATATAATTTGGGAATTTATGAATGACATTCTGCAGAAACCATGTGGGATTTCATTGACGGATGATGGTAATATGTTTGTAGCCGGATTTGAATCCAATAATATCGTAATGATCTCGGAAGATGGCAAACATTCGCGAGAACTTGTGACGGAGTTAGACAGTTTGAATAACCCGGCTGCTATTCATTTCAATTCTGTGTTAAACCAACTGATTGTTGTAAATCTAAACGACGGAATTTGTAATGTGTTTGAAATCAATCGTTAA